A genomic stretch from Streptomyces fungicidicus includes:
- the ppdK gene encoding pyruvate, phosphate dikinase — protein MVRYVYDFTEGGREMAGLLGGKGSNLAEMTRLGLPVPPGFVITTEACRAFLTTGGEPPGMSREVSDHLAALEEAAGRRLGQRDDPLLLSVRSGARFSMPGMMETILDIGLNDDSVSGLAKASGSERFARDSYRRLVQMFGATVMGVDAALFERAMTDLEEVRGAGDDLRLDARDLAGLVETYKTVIRRETGEDFPQSPAEQLRRAILAVFQSWNGERARLYRRREHIPDDLGTAVSVQRMVFGNLGADSGSGVAFTRDPATGRPGLYGDYLPDAQGEDVVSGIRNTVPLSELERLDAASYTGLRAHMETLERHYRDLCDIEFTIERGTLWMLQTRVGKRTAEAAFALAAALADEGLITPDEGLARVSGEGLARLMFPRFDTSGDGEPLARGLPASPGAAVGAAVFHSADAVRRAAAGEKVVLVRQETNPDDLPGMIAAQAVLTGRGGKTSHAAVVARGMGKVCVCGAEELTVDTGARRFTAPDGTVVEEGTVVSVDGSTGAVYAGAVPLVDSEVMRFLETGETGEGAGGLVDAVARALGRADTVRRLEVRANADTPEDAARARRFGARGIGLCRTEHMFLGERRKLVEEMILADSRTARDRALAALLPLQRQDFAGILEAMDGLPVTIRLLDPPLHEFLPDRTALAVRVAAAEARGDLPAARDTQLLAAVNRMHEENPMLGLRGVRLGLVVPGLVAMQVRAIGEAVAERLRAGGDPRAEIMVPLVGDARELSIVGEEVRRVLAEVSEAAGTPVGCPVGTMIELPRAALTAGRIAAEAEFFSFGTNDLTQTTWGFSRDDVEAEFFSAYLDKGVFPASPFETIDRDGVGRLVGIAVAEGRAARPDLKIGVCGEHGGDPDSVHFFHAAGLDYVSCSPFRVPVARLEAGRAALRDTGASDSR, from the coding sequence ATGGTCCGTTACGTGTACGACTTCACCGAGGGCGGCCGCGAGATGGCCGGCCTGCTCGGCGGCAAGGGCTCGAACCTCGCCGAGATGACCCGGCTCGGGCTTCCCGTCCCGCCGGGTTTCGTGATCACCACCGAGGCCTGCCGGGCCTTCCTCACCACCGGCGGGGAACCCCCGGGCATGTCGCGGGAGGTCTCCGACCACCTGGCGGCCCTCGAGGAGGCGGCGGGCCGGCGGCTGGGGCAGCGCGACGATCCGCTGCTGCTCTCCGTCCGCTCCGGGGCGCGCTTCTCCATGCCCGGCATGATGGAGACGATCCTCGACATCGGACTCAACGACGACTCCGTCAGCGGTCTGGCCAAGGCCTCCGGCAGTGAGCGCTTCGCCCGGGACTCCTACCGCCGTCTCGTCCAGATGTTCGGCGCCACGGTCATGGGTGTCGACGCCGCCCTGTTCGAGCGGGCCATGACGGACCTCGAGGAAGTGCGCGGGGCCGGCGACGATCTGCGGCTGGACGCCCGCGACCTGGCCGGGCTGGTGGAGACGTACAAGACGGTGATCCGCCGGGAGACCGGCGAGGACTTCCCGCAGTCGCCCGCCGAGCAGCTGCGCCGGGCGATCCTGGCGGTGTTCCAGTCCTGGAACGGGGAGCGGGCACGCCTGTACCGGCGGCGCGAGCACATCCCCGACGACCTGGGCACCGCCGTCAGCGTGCAGCGCATGGTCTTCGGCAACCTCGGCGCCGACTCCGGCAGCGGCGTCGCCTTCACCCGCGACCCGGCCACCGGACGCCCCGGGCTGTACGGCGACTACCTGCCCGACGCCCAGGGCGAGGACGTCGTCTCCGGCATCCGCAACACCGTGCCCCTGAGCGAACTGGAGCGCCTGGACGCCGCGTCCTACACCGGGCTGCGGGCGCACATGGAGACGCTGGAGCGGCACTACCGCGACCTGTGCGACATCGAGTTCACCATCGAGCGCGGCACCCTGTGGATGCTCCAGACCCGGGTCGGCAAACGCACCGCGGAGGCGGCCTTCGCCCTCGCCGCCGCCCTCGCCGACGAGGGACTCATCACCCCGGACGAGGGCCTCGCCCGGGTGAGCGGCGAGGGCCTGGCCCGGCTGATGTTCCCGCGCTTCGACACCTCGGGCGACGGAGAGCCGCTCGCCCGCGGCCTCCCGGCGTCCCCGGGCGCCGCGGTCGGGGCGGCCGTCTTCCACTCGGCGGACGCGGTACGGCGTGCCGCGGCCGGCGAGAAGGTGGTCCTGGTCCGCCAGGAGACCAACCCCGACGACCTGCCCGGCATGATCGCCGCACAGGCGGTGCTCACCGGCCGCGGCGGCAAGACGAGCCACGCGGCCGTCGTCGCCCGCGGCATGGGCAAGGTCTGTGTGTGCGGCGCCGAGGAACTCACGGTGGACACCGGGGCCCGGCGGTTCACCGCCCCGGACGGCACGGTCGTGGAGGAGGGCACGGTCGTCTCCGTCGACGGCTCCACCGGGGCCGTGTACGCGGGGGCGGTGCCCCTCGTCGACTCGGAGGTCATGCGGTTCCTGGAGACCGGGGAGACCGGCGAGGGGGCGGGCGGGCTGGTCGACGCGGTGGCACGTGCCCTGGGCCGGGCCGACACGGTCCGCCGGCTGGAGGTACGGGCCAACGCCGACACCCCCGAGGACGCCGCGCGGGCCCGCCGGTTCGGCGCGCGGGGGATCGGTCTGTGCCGTACCGAGCACATGTTCCTCGGTGAGCGCCGCAAGCTCGTCGAGGAGATGATCCTGGCGGATTCGCGGACCGCGCGCGACCGGGCCCTGGCGGCGTTGCTGCCGCTCCAGCGACAGGACTTCGCCGGCATCCTCGAGGCGATGGACGGACTGCCGGTCACCATCCGCCTGCTGGACCCGCCGCTGCACGAGTTCCTGCCCGACCGTACCGCTCTCGCGGTGCGGGTCGCCGCCGCCGAGGCACGCGGCGACCTGCCGGCCGCCCGCGACACGCAGCTGCTGGCCGCGGTGAACCGGATGCACGAGGAGAACCCGATGCTCGGGCTGCGCGGCGTGCGCCTCGGCCTGGTGGTGCCCGGACTGGTCGCCATGCAGGTGCGGGCCATCGGGGAGGCCGTCGCCGAACGTCTCCGGGCCGGCGGCGACCCCCGGGCGGAGATCATGGTCCCGCTCGTCGGGGACGCGCGGGAGCTGAGCATCGTGGGCGAGGAGGTGCGGCGGGTGCTCGCCGAGGTCTCCGAGGCGGCCGGCACGCCCGTCGGCTGCCCGGTCGGCACGATGATCGAGCTGCCCAGGGCGGCGCTGACGGCGGGCCGGATCGCCGCGGAGGCGGAGTTCTTCTCCTTCGGCACCAACGACCTCACCCAGACCACCTGGGGGTTCTCCCGCGACGACGTCGAGGCGGAGTTCTTCTCCGCCTACCTCGACAAGGGCGTCTTCCCCGCCTCTCCGTTCGAGACCATCGACCGGGACGGAGTGGGCCGCCTCGTCGGGATCGCGGTCGCCGAGGGCCGCGCCGCCCGGCCGGACCTCAAGATCGGCGTGTGCGGCGAGCACGGCGGCGACCCGGACTCCGTGCACTTCTTCCACGCCGCCGGCCTGGACTACGTCTCCTGCTCGCCGTTCCGCGTCCCGGTGGCACGGCTGGAGGCCGGGCGGGCCGCGCTGCGCGACACGGGGGCGAGCGACAGCCGGTGA
- a CDS encoding PAS domain S-box protein produces MKNETGTQDTCPIAAPGPGTRTIPARAGRPGAAEERFRGLLEAAPDAIVIVDDTGTIRLVNAQTEALFGYRREELLGQAVELLVPRRLRGHHTLHRNAYAANRQVRPMGAGLDLHGLRRDGSEFPVEISLSPLETADGLLVSAAVRDVSDRKAAEERISELAALVESSQDAILAKTLDGHITYWNAAAQRLYGYTAAEVVGRHISLLAPDDRHDEIAMLLERLRLGEKVEHFETLRVTRTGGLLDVDVTVWPRRAPDGTVIGACAIVRDISDRKRAEAELTALYEQQRHVALTLQRSLMGTPPAVPGLVTASRYRPATQGAGVGGDWFDLIPLGAGRVGVLIGDVMGRGLEAAAVMGQLRSAAHALAKTGMQPRRLMQALDTCVADLDVPDQLVTCCYLVVAADEAEVTLCSAGHLPVLVAVPGEGARQLSAPVNAPLGVGDVLYEQSSAAVPPGATLVLYTDGLIETPGCDIEDSLTALTATCGALFTAEPPGLDIAADRILTALRPDAEGHDDDVTLLLARLPAAPLASVTATLPTRPESVPEGRTFLSKALAAWDCHAQADDARLLLSELLTNAVQHAQGPVTVHVSRTAAELTVEVGDGSSHTPEPRRADEDEESGRGLNLVRVLADSWGVRPTDDGKTTWFTLRL; encoded by the coding sequence ATGAAGAACGAGACCGGTACACAGGACACGTGCCCCATCGCGGCTCCCGGACCGGGCACGCGTACGATACCCGCGCGGGCGGGCAGGCCCGGAGCCGCCGAGGAGCGGTTCCGGGGACTGCTGGAGGCGGCGCCGGACGCCATCGTCATCGTCGACGACACCGGAACCATCCGGCTCGTCAACGCCCAGACCGAGGCCCTCTTCGGCTACCGGCGCGAGGAACTCCTCGGCCAGGCCGTCGAACTGCTCGTCCCGCGGAGACTGCGCGGACACCACACCCTGCACCGCAACGCCTACGCCGCGAACCGGCAGGTACGCCCCATGGGGGCGGGGCTGGACCTGCACGGGCTGCGCCGGGACGGGAGCGAGTTCCCGGTGGAGATCAGCCTCAGCCCGCTGGAGACCGCCGACGGGCTGCTGGTCTCCGCGGCGGTCCGAGACGTCAGCGACCGCAAGGCGGCGGAGGAACGCATCAGCGAGCTGGCCGCGCTGGTGGAGTCCTCCCAGGACGCCATCCTCGCCAAGACGCTCGACGGGCACATCACCTACTGGAACGCCGCCGCCCAGCGGCTGTACGGCTACACGGCCGCCGAGGTCGTGGGCCGGCACATCTCCCTCCTCGCCCCGGACGACCGCCACGACGAGATCGCCATGCTTTTGGAGCGGCTCCGGCTCGGCGAGAAGGTGGAGCACTTCGAGACGCTGCGCGTCACACGGACCGGCGGGCTGCTGGACGTCGACGTCACCGTGTGGCCGAGGCGGGCCCCGGACGGCACGGTCATCGGGGCGTGCGCCATCGTCCGCGACATCAGCGACCGCAAGCGGGCCGAGGCCGAACTCACGGCCCTGTACGAGCAGCAGCGCCACGTCGCCCTCACCCTGCAGCGCAGCCTGATGGGCACCCCGCCCGCCGTGCCCGGCCTGGTCACCGCCAGCCGGTACCGGCCCGCCACCCAGGGAGCGGGTGTGGGGGGTGACTGGTTCGACCTGATACCCCTCGGCGCGGGCCGGGTCGGGGTGCTGATCGGTGACGTGATGGGCCGCGGCCTGGAGGCGGCCGCCGTGATGGGCCAACTGCGCTCCGCGGCACACGCGCTGGCCAAGACGGGCATGCAGCCCCGGCGGCTGATGCAGGCCCTGGACACCTGCGTGGCCGATCTGGACGTGCCGGATCAGCTGGTCACGTGCTGCTACCTCGTCGTGGCCGCCGACGAGGCGGAGGTGACCCTGTGCTCCGCCGGCCACCTCCCGGTCCTGGTCGCCGTACCCGGCGAAGGGGCACGGCAGCTCTCCGCCCCGGTGAACGCGCCGCTCGGCGTGGGCGACGTGCTGTACGAGCAGTCGTCGGCGGCGGTGCCGCCGGGCGCCACCCTGGTGCTCTACACCGACGGCCTGATCGAGACCCCCGGCTGCGACATCGAGGACAGTCTCACCGCGCTCACGGCCACCTGCGGCGCCCTGTTCACCGCCGAACCGCCCGGCCTGGACATCGCGGCGGACCGCATCCTGACCGCCCTGCGGCCGGACGCCGAGGGCCACGACGACGACGTGACCCTGCTGCTGGCGCGGCTGCCCGCCGCACCACTGGCGTCCGTCACGGCCACGCTGCCCACCCGGCCCGAGTCCGTGCCCGAGGGCCGCACCTTCCTCAGCAAGGCCCTGGCCGCCTGGGACTGCCACGCGCAGGCCGACGACGCACGGCTCCTCCTGTCGGAACTCCTCACCAACGCCGTGCAGCACGCCCAGGGCCCCGTCACCGTGCACGTGAGCCGCACCGCCGCGGAACTCACCGTCGAGGTGGGCGACGGCAGCTCCCACACCCCGGAACCGCGGCGTGCCGACGAGGACGAGGAGTCCGGACGGGGACTCAACCTCGTCCGGGTGCTGGCCGACAGCTGGGGCGTGCGCCCCACCGACGACGGGAAGACGACCTGGTTCACGCTGCGGCTGTGA
- a CDS encoding CBS domain-containing protein, translating into MKEKRGHAAPARTPEAAGTSHEQTLLRHLSAMSAVSSRRGAPRGPTGAAGRATASPAADAAAPALLVRDVMRVPAPSVPWDLPFQEVARALAREDSGSLAVVDDDDHVVGVVSESDLLAKAAVEATRPRPGGALTRVRERKLLEKARGGTAEALMTSPAITVLPGMTVAEAAWLVALSRLKRAPVTDHDGRLVGTVRRSALLRALIRDDAGIEREVRHLLTVVAGAGAAHAVRVEVHGGVVGLSGPLAGDAATGLLAEVASMEDVVEVRDHLDRR; encoded by the coding sequence GTGAAGGAGAAGCGAGGACACGCCGCCCCGGCCCGGACACCGGAGGCGGCCGGGACGTCCCACGAGCAGACGCTGCTGCGTCACCTCAGCGCGATGTCGGCCGTCTCGTCCCGGCGGGGCGCGCCCCGCGGCCCCACTGGAGCCGCGGGCCGGGCGACGGCGTCCCCTGCCGCCGACGCGGCGGCCCCGGCCCTGCTCGTCCGGGACGTCATGCGGGTTCCGGCGCCCTCCGTCCCCTGGGACCTCCCGTTCCAGGAGGTCGCGCGGGCGCTGGCGCGCGAGGACTCCGGGTCCCTGGCCGTGGTGGACGACGACGACCATGTCGTCGGCGTGGTCTCGGAGTCCGACCTCCTGGCCAAGGCGGCCGTCGAGGCCACGCGGCCCCGTCCGGGCGGCGCGCTGACCCGGGTCAGGGAGCGCAAGCTGCTGGAGAAGGCGCGCGGCGGCACGGCGGAGGCCCTCATGACGAGCCCGGCGATCACCGTCCTGCCCGGTATGACCGTCGCGGAAGCGGCCTGGCTCGTGGCGCTGTCGCGGCTGAAGCGGGCGCCCGTCACGGACCACGACGGGCGCCTGGTGGGGACGGTGCGGCGTAGCGCTCTGCTGCGCGCGCTGATCCGCGACGACGCGGGCATCGAACGGGAGGTGCGCCACCTGCTGACGGTGGTCGCAGGCGCCGGCGCGGCCCACGCCGTGCGGGTGGAGGTGCACGGAGGCGTCGTCGGACTGAGCGGCCCGCTGGCCGGGGACGCCGCGACCGGGCTGCTCGCCGAGGTCGCGTCCATGGAGGACGTCGTGGAGGTGCGCGACCACCTGGACCGGCGGTGA
- a CDS encoding universal stress protein — translation MVGGSVIVGVDGSESSLAAVETAAREAGLRKAALKVVHAFLWPAMHVPLGPSPLGPADGGMRNMVERLVAEAVERAMAVAPEVEVSHAVVTGEPLTVLEAQSRAAELVVVGSRGMGGFVGLMVGSTAVHLAAHGRCPVLVVREEAGPDGPVVVGADGSAAGDRAVEFAFEEAELRGTGLVALHAWTTWNAPLPAPQESSEPYANPPGVLGREEERLLAEALAGHRERHPDVAVEHKVVHGRTREALIEESRTAGLVVVGARGRGGFAGLLLGSVSQALLHHAHCPVAVVRGADASR, via the coding sequence ATGGTGGGCGGTTCGGTGATCGTCGGGGTGGACGGGTCGGAGTCGAGCCTCGCCGCGGTGGAGACGGCCGCGCGGGAGGCCGGGCTGCGGAAGGCCGCGCTGAAGGTGGTGCACGCCTTCCTCTGGCCCGCCATGCACGTTCCGCTGGGCCCCTCGCCCCTGGGACCGGCCGACGGCGGGATGCGGAACATGGTCGAGCGCCTGGTGGCGGAGGCCGTGGAACGGGCCATGGCGGTGGCGCCGGAGGTGGAGGTGTCGCACGCGGTGGTGACGGGGGAGCCGTTGACGGTGCTGGAGGCGCAGTCGCGCGCGGCCGAACTGGTCGTCGTCGGGTCCCGCGGCATGGGCGGCTTCGTCGGGCTGATGGTGGGCTCGACGGCGGTGCACCTCGCGGCGCACGGACGCTGCCCCGTGCTGGTCGTCCGGGAGGAAGCCGGGCCCGACGGTCCCGTCGTGGTGGGAGCCGACGGCTCCGCCGCCGGGGACAGGGCGGTCGAGTTCGCCTTCGAGGAGGCAGAGCTGCGCGGCACCGGCCTGGTCGCGCTGCACGCCTGGACCACGTGGAACGCGCCGCTGCCCGCCCCGCAGGAGTCGTCCGAGCCGTACGCCAACCCGCCGGGCGTGCTTGGCCGGGAGGAGGAACGCCTGCTGGCCGAGGCGCTCGCCGGGCACCGCGAGCGGCACCCGGACGTGGCCGTGGAACACAAGGTGGTGCACGGCCGCACCCGCGAGGCGCTGATCGAGGAGAGCCGGACCGCAGGGCTGGTGGTGGTCGGGGCCCGCGGACGGGGCGGCTTCGCCGGCCTGCTGCTGGGCTCGGTCAGCCAGGCGCTGCTGCATCACGCCCACTGTCCGGTCGCCGTGGTGCGCGGAGCGGACGCGAGTCGCTGA
- the ctaD gene encoding aa3-type cytochrome oxidase subunit I, with protein MTAVDQPIRTTIEPPPRKPGNVVVAWLTSTDHKTIGSLYMITSFAFFLIGGVMALVIRAELARPGLQIVSNEQFNQSFTMHGTVMLLMFATPLFAGFANWIMPLQIGAPDVAFPRLNMFAYWLFLFGSLIALGGFLTPNGAADFGWFAYSPLTDAEHSPNIGSDLWIMGLGFSGFGTILGSVNFITTIICMRAPGMTMFRMPIFTWNVLLTGVLVLLAFPVLAAALFALEADRKFGAHVFDAANGGALLWQHLFWFFGHPEVYIIALPFFGIISEIIPVFSRKPIFGYMGLIGATITIAGLSVTVWAHHMFVTGGVLLPFFSFMSFLIAIPTGVKFFNWTGTMWKGSLSFETPMLWSAGFLVTFLFGGLTGVLLASPPLDFHVSDSYFVVAHFHYVVFGTVVFAMFAGFYFWWPKFTGKMLDERLGKIHFWTLFVGFHGTFLVQHWLGAEGMPRRYADYLASDGFTALNTVSSIGSFLLGLSMLPFLYNIWKTAKYGRPVGVDDPWGYGRSLEWATACPPPRHNFVTLPRIRSESPTFDLRHPGLSRIDQEENAGRRDAVEPEPHGRAHRPPHDGSE; from the coding sequence GTGACCGCAGTCGACCAGCCCATCCGCACCACGATCGAACCACCCCCGAGGAAGCCGGGGAACGTCGTGGTCGCCTGGCTCACCAGCACGGACCACAAGACCATCGGCAGCCTCTACATGATCACGTCGTTCGCCTTCTTCCTCATCGGCGGGGTGATGGCCCTCGTGATCCGGGCCGAGCTGGCCCGGCCGGGTCTGCAGATCGTGTCGAACGAGCAGTTCAACCAGTCGTTCACGATGCACGGCACGGTCATGCTGCTGATGTTCGCGACGCCGCTGTTCGCCGGGTTCGCGAACTGGATCATGCCGCTGCAGATCGGCGCCCCGGACGTGGCGTTCCCCCGGCTGAACATGTTCGCCTACTGGCTCTTCCTGTTCGGCTCGCTGATCGCGCTGGGCGGTTTCCTCACCCCGAACGGGGCGGCCGACTTCGGCTGGTTCGCCTACTCACCGCTCACCGACGCCGAGCACTCGCCCAATATCGGCAGTGACCTGTGGATCATGGGTCTGGGATTCTCCGGCTTCGGCACCATCCTCGGCTCGGTCAACTTCATCACCACGATCATCTGCATGCGCGCGCCCGGCATGACGATGTTCCGTATGCCGATCTTCACCTGGAACGTGCTGCTGACCGGTGTGCTGGTCCTGCTGGCCTTCCCGGTGCTGGCGGCGGCGCTGTTCGCGCTGGAGGCGGACCGCAAGTTCGGTGCGCACGTGTTCGACGCGGCCAACGGCGGTGCGCTGCTCTGGCAGCACCTCTTCTGGTTCTTCGGGCATCCCGAGGTCTACATCATCGCGCTGCCGTTCTTCGGCATCATCAGCGAGATCATCCCGGTCTTCTCCCGCAAGCCGATCTTCGGCTACATGGGTCTGATCGGCGCGACGATCACGATCGCCGGTCTGTCGGTGACGGTGTGGGCCCACCACATGTTCGTGACCGGTGGGGTGCTGCTGCCGTTCTTCTCGTTCATGTCGTTCCTGATCGCGATCCCGACCGGAGTGAAGTTCTTCAACTGGACCGGCACGATGTGGAAGGGCAGTCTCTCCTTCGAGACGCCGATGCTGTGGTCGGCCGGCTTCCTGGTCACCTTCCTCTTCGGCGGTCTGACCGGCGTTCTGCTGGCCTCGCCGCCGCTGGACTTCCACGTCTCCGACTCGTACTTCGTGGTGGCGCACTTCCACTACGTGGTGTTCGGCACCGTGGTGTTCGCGATGTTCGCCGGCTTCTACTTCTGGTGGCCGAAGTTCACCGGCAAGATGCTCGACGAGCGTCTCGGCAAGATCCACTTCTGGACGCTGTTCGTCGGCTTCCACGGCACCTTCCTGGTCCAGCACTGGCTGGGCGCCGAGGGCATGCCGCGCCGCTACGCGGACTACCTCGCCTCGGACGGCTTCACCGCGCTCAACACCGTCTCCAGCATCGGGTCCTTCCTCCTGGGCCTGTCGATGCTGCCGTTCCTCTACAACATCTGGAAGACCGCCAAGTACGGCAGGCCGGTCGGCGTCGACGACCCGTGGGGCTACGGCCGCTCCCTGGAATGGGCGACCGCATGCCCGCCCCCGCGCCACAACTTCGTCACCCTGCCGCGGATCCGCAGCGAATCCCCCACCTTCGACCTCCGCCACCCCGGTCTGTCGAGGATCGACCAGGAGGAGAACGCCGGCCGGCGGGACGCCGTCGAGCCGGAACCGCACGGCCGGGCGCACCGGCCCCCGCACGACGGTTCCGAGTAG
- a CDS encoding polysaccharide deacetylase family protein, producing the protein MAVSAGPAGARRAAAVLTPLAAVAAAHIAPAATWLPVVRRRLPRLAGVGHPGHVALTFDDGPDPESTPRFLDALEALGVRATFFVLGDGVVRHPSVARAAVLRGHELAVHGWSHDRPWLPAPADDARAVLRAAGAVRELTGRRPLWYRPPYGILTSGRWAAARAAGLRPVLWTAWGRDWTAGATPASVQAAVAAGLRGGGTVLLHDTDRMSAPGCWRATLGALPAVVEGCRAAGLSVGPLAEHGLPPAGPAGRRASRR; encoded by the coding sequence ATGGCCGTATCCGCGGGTCCCGCCGGAGCCCGGCGCGCGGCGGCCGTGCTGACCCCGCTCGCCGCCGTCGCCGCGGCGCACATCGCCCCGGCGGCGACCTGGCTGCCCGTGGTGCGCCGCCGTCTCCCGCGCCTCGCCGGCGTGGGACACCCCGGGCATGTGGCCCTGACCTTCGACGACGGGCCCGATCCGGAGTCCACGCCGCGTTTCCTCGACGCGCTGGAGGCGCTCGGGGTCCGGGCGACCTTCTTCGTGCTGGGCGACGGGGTCGTACGGCATCCCTCCGTGGCGCGGGCGGCCGTACTCCGCGGGCACGAACTGGCCGTGCACGGCTGGAGCCACGACCGGCCCTGGCTGCCCGCCCCGGCGGACGACGCGCGTGCCGTGCTGCGGGCCGCCGGCGCGGTCCGGGAGCTGACGGGGCGGCGTCCCCTGTGGTACCGCCCGCCCTACGGCATCCTCACCTCCGGGCGGTGGGCGGCCGCCCGTGCGGCGGGCCTGCGGCCGGTGCTGTGGACCGCCTGGGGCCGGGACTGGACGGCCGGGGCGACCCCGGCGTCGGTGCAGGCGGCCGTCGCGGCCGGACTGCGCGGGGGCGGCACGGTGCTCCTGCACGACACGGACCGGATGTCGGCCCCGGGCTGCTGGCGGGCGACGCTCGGCGCGCTGCCCGCCGTGGTGGAGGGCTGCCGCGCCGCGGGCCTTTCGGTGGGCCCGCTCGCCGAGCACGGGCTGCCCCCCGCGGGACCCGCCGGCCGCCGCGCGTCCCGCCGGTGA
- a CDS encoding DMT family transporter, whose amino-acid sequence MLVVVLALLAALSNAAASVLQRRAAAEEPETGAGMGQAVRWLGRVLRRPHWIVGAGMLALSTVLQAAALGLGSLALVQPLMAAELLFTLVVGSMVFHRRPDRRTWLAFAALAGGLAMFLTSAAPAAGRSTAPLGRWAVAAAVVLGAVTVLVMTARAVRGAPRAALLGLASAMSFALTAALLKEVTGRLPDGLGALLASWPVYATAAVGAVAFLLLQGAFRAGTLAVSQPALTLGDALTSVALGWALFGEQITLGVRVVPALTGVVLMGAGTAGLARAPSVAGDWDAASRLPGAGPARPVP is encoded by the coding sequence GTGCTGGTGGTCGTCCTCGCCCTGCTGGCGGCGCTGTCCAACGCCGCCGCCTCGGTGCTGCAGCGGCGGGCCGCGGCGGAGGAACCGGAGACCGGCGCGGGGATGGGCCAGGCCGTCCGCTGGCTCGGGCGCGTGCTGCGCCGGCCGCACTGGATCGTGGGCGCCGGGATGCTCGCGCTGTCGACCGTGCTGCAGGCGGCCGCCCTGGGCCTGGGCAGTCTGGCGCTGGTGCAGCCGCTCATGGCCGCCGAACTGCTGTTCACCCTGGTGGTCGGCAGCATGGTGTTCCACCGCCGTCCGGACCGCAGGACATGGCTGGCGTTCGCCGCGCTGGCCGGCGGGCTGGCGATGTTCCTGACCTCGGCCGCTCCGGCCGCCGGCCGGTCGACGGCGCCTCTGGGGCGGTGGGCGGTGGCCGCGGCGGTGGTCCTGGGCGCCGTGACGGTGCTGGTGATGACGGCCCGCGCGGTACGCGGCGCGCCGCGGGCGGCGCTGCTGGGGCTGGCGTCGGCGATGTCCTTCGCCCTGACCGCGGCGCTGCTCAAGGAGGTGACGGGCAGGCTCCCGGACGGGCTGGGCGCCCTGCTGGCGTCGTGGCCCGTGTACGCCACCGCCGCCGTCGGAGCGGTCGCCTTCCTGCTGTTGCAGGGCGCGTTCCGGGCGGGGACGCTGGCCGTCTCCCAGCCGGCCCTGACCCTCGGGGACGCGCTGACGAGCGTGGCGCTGGGCTGGGCGCTGTTCGGGGAGCAGATCACGCTCGGTGTACGGGTGGTGCCCGCGCTGACCGGCGTGGTGCTGATGGGAGCGGGCACCGCGGGGCTGGCCCGCGCCCCGTCGGTCGCGGGCGACTGGGACGCGGCGTCGCGGCTCCCGGGCGCCGGCCCGGCGCGGCCGGTGCCGTAG
- a CDS encoding MGDG synthase family glycosyltransferase, which yields MHSPSSPPRRYAPADGGLRLLIVSASMGAGHDTVAGELARRAREQGHDARVVDLLRLLPHGLGTELRLFYQSSIRHYPWAYAGVYHALLRPGPRHRPSGIPLARLAGGRLTELAERSGADVVVPVFHLAAQLTGHLRRRGRLRAPSAVFVTDFAVHRQWLHPGNDLYLCLTDEAAREVGGSIAVPVETTGPVVAPGFFAPTSGAGAWRSLFERYAPGRPPVVLSAGAWGAASELDGTARLLAGAGFLPVVLCGRNDRLRAAMAQVPGALVPDWVTDMPALLRATRVLVDNAAGQTAVQALASGLPVVGYRPLPGHGAQGVRRMAALGVSEIAPDAAVLPAALRRLAADGAHRDRRIARGRELFRGDVLAPVAALAARHPV from the coding sequence GTGCACTCACCGTCCTCGCCGCCCCGCCGGTACGCGCCGGCGGACGGCGGACTGCGACTGCTGATCGTCAGCGCGAGCATGGGAGCCGGCCACGACACGGTGGCCGGCGAACTCGCCCGCCGCGCCCGAGAACAGGGCCACGACGCACGCGTCGTCGACCTGCTGCGGCTGCTCCCGCACGGCCTGGGCACCGAACTGCGCCTCTTCTACCAGTCGTCGATACGGCACTACCCGTGGGCGTACGCGGGTGTCTACCACGCGCTGCTGCGGCCCGGTCCGCGCCACCGTCCCAGCGGCATCCCGCTCGCCCGGCTGGCGGGCGGCCGTCTCACCGAACTCGCGGAGCGCTCCGGCGCCGACGTGGTCGTGCCCGTCTTCCACCTGGCCGCGCAGCTGACCGGTCACCTCAGGCGACGGGGGCGGCTGCGCGCCCCGAGCGCCGTCTTCGTGACCGATTTCGCCGTCCACCGGCAGTGGCTCCATCCCGGCAACGACCTGTACCTCTGCCTCACCGACGAGGCCGCGCGGGAAGTCGGCGGGAGCATCGCCGTGCCCGTGGAGACGACCGGACCGGTCGTGGCGCCCGGCTTCTTCGCACCGACCTCCGGAGCCGGGGCGTGGCGGAGCCTCTTCGAGCGGTACGCCCCCGGACGCCCGCCCGTCGTCCTCTCGGCCGGCGCCTGGGGCGCGGCTTCGGAGCTGGACGGGACCGCCCGGCTGCTCGCCGGCGCCGGCTTCCTCCCGGTGGTGCTCTGCGGCCGCAACGACCGTCTGCGGGCCGCCATGGCCCAGGTTCCCGGCGCCCTCGTACCGGACTGGGTCACCGACATGCCCGCCCTGCTCCGCGCGACCCGCGTCCTGGTCGACAACGCGGCGGGCCAGACCGCGGTGCAGGCCCTCGCCTCCGGGCTGCCCGTGGTCGGCTACCGCCCGCTGCCCGGTCACGGCGCGCAGGGCGTGCGGCGGATGGCGGCGCTCGGCGTCTCGGAGATCGCCCCGGACGCCGCCGTGCTGCCCGCCGCACTGCGGCGCCTGGCGGCTGACGGCGCCCACCGGGACCGCAGGATCGCCCGCGGGCGGGAGCTCTTCCGGGGAGACGTGCTGGCGCCCGTGGCCGCGCTCGCCGCCCGGCATCCCGTGTGA